A region of the Arenibacter antarcticus genome:
AGGGACTGATCTTGCCGCTATTGCAGATGTCATCAACAGAAATAAACCCGATATTGTAGCATTGCAGGAAGTAGATGTGTATACGAAAAGGTCTGGATTGGATTCAAATCAAGCAATGGAACTTGGAAAACTGACAAATATGGAATACTTTTTTGCGAAAGCGGTAGATCGTTCGGAAGGAGACTATGGGGTGGCCATACTTTCCCGATTTCCTATAAAAGAAAGTAAAGCATATCGCTTACCGGTGTCTCCAGGTTCCGATGGGGAGATTCGCGGATTGGCCTTAATTATTGTGGAAGTCAATAATATGGATGTCGTTTTTATGTCGACACACTTTGATCATTTATCTGATAAGAATAGATTGTTACAGACAGAAAAAATGATGGAGGTCCTAAGTTTGCATAAGGATTATCCAGTTATAGTTGGGGCTGATTTCAATATGGAGCCGGACAACAAAGTAATGGATGAAATAAGAAATGAAATGACGGGATGTACCTTTTGTCCCCTGACCTTTCCACAAATAAATCCAAACACTACCATAGATTACATAATGGTAAACGATATGGCAACAAAAAGTTTAAAATTATTAAATTACTATACAGTAAAGGAAGATTATGCCTCCGATCATTTACCACTAATCGGTGAATTCATATTTGAAGAATAGCCAACTATATAGCGTATCTTGCCTCCTAGAACAGGGTGACAACAGATTCTCATTAGCTAAATGATTTCACGGTTATAAGTTTTATACGCTACTTTTGGGCATGGATATAGCTCTCGCGAAATTCCAATGATAACCATTAATCAGAAAATGCGATCTGAAGCCGAAAGGACGTTTCCAGCCGATACAGCTTTTCTCCCTAGAGTATATATAGGGGGTCGGAATCGACTTTTAACGGAAAGGTGGTCAAACGGAGATTTAGTCGTGACCAATTCTATAAAAGTACCGAAAAAAGAGTTGATGCCATGTTTAAATACAATAGAAATTTTGTAGTGAACTAGGAGGCTCATAAGAATTTAATAAATAATCTGAAATTCTATTTCACCTACCTCATGGGGCTACCCACCAATGAATGAAGTGCTGCCAAGGTTAATATCCCCAAGCTTAAAATCCCAACAAACAAGGTGGAAGCTGCTCTCTGGATCTTTAAACAATTGAAAAAGGCAATGGGTGTGTAGGCTTCCTCAAAAATAGGACAGTTGTTAATTCGAATTTACAGACCTGTATGGTCACTTTCGCACTTCTGAAGCCGTCAGTGGAGTTATTCCTTTCTAATTTGGCGCAGATTACTGTTGAGTTTTCGAACTAATAGAAACATAACGATATCTACTTCATCTCCAATTGATTTTCTGAGAATAGTAAAGGCCTTAGTTATATGGGCTTCAACCGATTTTACGGAAACATTTTTATACTCTGAAATTTCTAGGTTAGTAAGTCCATCCTGTTTACTGAGAATGAATATTTCTTTACATTTGGGAGGTAGATTTTGAATTTCTCGTTTTACTAATTCTATTTTACGTTCCAAAGCGCACTCATCTTCATCTTCAATAATAGTTGTAAGCGCTTTAATATATTTTTCTTCAAGGGGAACAACCAATTTTTGTTTGCGATGTTCATCGATAAATTCATTATGAACCGATTTATACAAAAAACTTCTAATTTCAAAATCACAATTTAATAGGTTTCGTTTCTTCCAAGTACGGATAATAACATTTTGTACAATATCTTCTGCCGATTTTTGATTTTTTATGAGACTATAGGCATAAAGGCAAAGCCTATGATGGTACATATCAACAAGTAAAGTATAGGCTTTGGAGTCACCAGATTTCAAAGCATTAATAAATTCTGAGTTATCCGAATAGGTGTTAAGCATTTAGTAATATGGTAATAATTAGTGTGATATTTAAGTAATATATAAAAATAAATGTCAAAAAAGTTAGGGTTGAGTAATTTTTACACGTAATAGGTGTAAATAGTACTATTCCAATGAATAATCAAAAAGCAAAGCATCTAATAACCAAATTCTTGACACACCAAGCCTCCATAGCGGATTTGGATGAGTTAGAGATTTGGTTGCAGGATCCTAAAAATGAACATTTGTTCAATTCTTATGTCCAAACAAATTATGCAGTCGAATTCGAAATGAGGCAATTCGAAGCTAATGATTTAAAAAGAAATCTACAAGAATTAATGGTCGAAGAAAAAACGACTATAAGACTCAAAAAATGGCGTCAAGTTATAAGTTATGCCGCTGCAGCAGTTTTTGCAGGTTTATTAGTCACGGGCTATTTCCTTAAAGATGATATTTTCAATAAGAACATTGAAACAACTCCTAGAATAGTTAATAATAACATTGAGGTTGGTTCCAATAAAGCAACTTTAACCTTGGAAGACGGCTCCCAAATTAATTTGGAAAAGGGTACTTCTTATCAA
Encoded here:
- a CDS encoding RNA polymerase sigma factor, with the protein product MLNTYSDNSEFINALKSGDSKAYTLLVDMYHHRLCLYAYSLIKNQKSAEDIVQNVIIRTWKKRNLLNCDFEIRSFLYKSVHNEFIDEHRKQKLVVPLEEKYIKALTTIIEDEDECALERKIELVKREIQNLPPKCKEIFILSKQDGLTNLEISEYKNVSVKSVEAHITKAFTILRKSIGDEVDIVMFLLVRKLNSNLRQIRKE
- a CDS encoding DUF5712 family protein, with protein sequence MYRGSESTFNGKVVKRRFSRDQFYKSTEKRVDAMFKYNRNFVVN
- a CDS encoding endonuclease/exonuclease/phosphatase family protein, whose amino-acid sequence is MDPKLDEAPSIKVMSYNMRIASPPSSNWGGTDLAAIADVINRNKPDIVALQEVDVYTKRSGLDSNQAMELGKLTNMEYFFAKAVDRSEGDYGVAILSRFPIKESKAYRLPVSPGSDGEIRGLALIIVEVNNMDVVFMSTHFDHLSDKNRLLQTEKMMEVLSLHKDYPVIVGADFNMEPDNKVMDEIRNEMTGCTFCPLTFPQINPNTTIDYIMVNDMATKSLKLLNYYTVKEDYASDHLPLIGEFIFEE